A single window of Vigna radiata var. radiata cultivar VC1973A chromosome 4, Vradiata_ver6, whole genome shotgun sequence DNA harbors:
- the LOC106759531 gene encoding monocopper oxidase-like protein SKU5 — protein MPSLSSWFFTTLLCFLDVTFAGDPYVFYDWTVSYTSASPLGVKQKVIGINGQFPGPTLNITTNWNVVVNVKNNLDEPLLLTWNGIQHRKNSWQDGVSGTNCPIPAGWNWTYEFQVKDQIGSFFYFPSLNFQKAAGGYGGIIINNRPVIPVPFGLPDGDITLFLSDWYTRSHKDLRKDVENGVDLGVPDGVLINGLGPYRYDDNLVPNGISYQIINVEPGKTYRLRVHNVGISSSLNFRIQNHNLLLVETEGSYTVQQNYTNMDIHVGQSYSFLVTMDQNASTDYYIVASPRFVNSSWARATGVAILHYSNSLGPASGPLPSLLGEDDPSFSINQARSIRWNVSAGAARPNPQGSFKYGDITVTDVYVILNRPPELINGKWRTTLNGISYFPPSTPLKLAQQFKILGVYKIDFPNRLMNRPPKVDTSLINGTYRGFMEIIFQNNDTTVQSYHLDGYAFFVVGMDFGVWTENSRSTYNKWDGVARSTTQVFPGAWTAILVSLDNAGIWNLRAENLNSWYLGQEVYVHVVNPEKDTDENTLPNNAIFCGLLSSLQRDQSHKFQFSGGSPFCSNSLILLFMLFLALLESLFGMSGVEL, from the exons ATGCCATCATTATCTTCTTGGTTCTTCACAACGCTTCTATGCTTCTTAGATGTTACTTTTGCAGGTGACCcttatgttttttatgattgGACGGTATCTTACACCTCAGCTTCCCCTCTTGGAGTTAAACAGAAG GTTATTGGGATCAATGGACAATTTCCAGGACCAACTCTAAATATCACTACAAACTGGAATGTAGTTGTCAATGTCAAGAACAATCTTGATGAACCATTACTTCTAACATG GAATGGCATACAACATCGGAAAAATTCTTGGCAGGATGGAGTTTCAGGAACTAACTGTCCAATTCCAGCAGGGTGGAATTGGACGTATGAGTTTCAAGTTAAAGATCAGATAGGGAGCTTTTTCTACTTCCCTTCCCTAAACTTCCAGAAAGCTGCAGGAGGATATGGAGGTATCATCATAAACAATCGACCAGTTATTCCTGTTCCCTTTGGATTGCCAGATGGAGATATTACCCTATTTTTGAGTGACTGGTACACCAGGAGTCATAAG GATCTCAGGAAAGATGTTGAAAATGGGGTTGACCTTGGAGTTCCTGATGGAGTGCTTATTAATGGACTAGGTCCTTATCGCTATGATGACAATCTTGTCCCAAATGGCATTTCTTACCAAATAATAAATGTGGAACCAG GGAAAACATATCGCCTACGTGTTCACAATGTTGGTATCTCATCAAGTTTGAATTTTAGGATACAAAATCACAACTTGCTTCTTGTGGAGACTGAAGGATCATACACGGTTCAGCAAAACTACACCAACATGGATATTCATGTGGGTCAGTCATATTCATTCTTGGTTACAATGGATCAAAATGCCAGCACTGATTACTATATTGTTGCCAGTCCTCGGTTTGTTAATTCATCATGGGCTAGAGCTACTGGAGTTGCCATTTTGCACTACTCTAATTCTCTGGGACCTGCTTCAGGCCCTCTTCCTAGTCTTTTGGGTGAAGATGATCCTTCCTTCTCAATAAATCAAGCAAGATCAATAAG GTGGAATGTGTCTGCTGGTGCTGCACGTCCAAACCCACAGGGCTCCTTCAAATATGGTGATATTACTGTGACGGATGTATATGTTATTCTTAATAGACCTCCAGAGCTTATAAATGGAAAGTGGCGAACTACCCTTAATGGTATATCATACTTTCCACCTTCAACACCCCTGAAGCTTGcacaacaatttaaaattttgggtGTGTACAAGATTGATTTTCCAAATAGATTGATGAACAGACCCCCAAAAGTTGATACTTCTCTGATTAATGGTACTTACAGAGGTTTTAtggaaataatatttcaaaacaatgaCACTACAGTCCAGAGCTATCATTTGGATGGCTATGCATTCTTTGTTGTTGG CATGGATTTTGGAGTATGGACGGAAAATAGCAGGAGTACTTATAATAAATGGGATGGTGTGGCTCGCAGCACTACACAG GTCTTTCCTGGTGCTTGGACAGCCATTTTGGTATCTCTTGACAATGCTGGTATTTGGAACCTTCGTGCGGAGAACCTGAACTCTTGGTATCTGGGCCAAGAAGTTTATGTGCACGTTGTAAACCCAGAGAAAGACACGGATGAAAATACTTTGCCTAACAATGCAATATTTTGTGGCTTACTTTCCTCCCTTCAAAG GGATCAATCTCACAAATTCCAGTTCTCTGGGGGATCACCTTTTTGCAGTAATTCTCTGATTTTGTTGTTCATGCTATTTCTAGCATTACTTGAAAGCTTATTTGGTATGTCGGGTGTTGAACTTTAA